The stretch of DNA GTCTTCCAGGCAGGTAAAACAGGTGAATGGAAACTGACTGACCGGAATCGCGCAGACTTCGCCGACCGGCGATTCGTCCAGCGCCGGCCCGCCACACTCTTTATGAATCAAGACAAGCATGGGTACCCTTCTATCGTGACCGAGTCACCAACTGTCTGAATATCTCCAAATGGTCCGGGCCGCTCAGTCGGTGATCGCCGGTTTTGAACATGGCTTCAATGGGAAATTCAGGATCTTGTGATAACACCTGCTGCACGAAGGCCCAACTGCCGTCGGGTGTGATCACCGCATCCTGTAGTCCATGCAGGATGGTCGTCTTGACGCGACGCGGCATGGTGAGGCGGCGGCGCCAGAGGGCCTGGCTGTCCTCGACCCAATGCCAAGGAATCGGCGCCGCTCGATGCATGGGCTCGTCGTCCCATGGCATGGAGCCGGTCGCCTGCCACTGTTCACGCCGCTCGTCGGACATCTGAGCCGCGCGCAGATCCATCATATTGAACGCCGGGGCGATGAGAATCAATTCTTCCACCGCCGGTTGCTTCTGCGCGACCAGCCAGGCCAGCCATCCGCCGAGAGAGTTACCGACGATCGTCACCGGCGGCCCATCAGCCAACAGATTCGTGACGGCTTCCGCGTCCTCCAACCATTGCAGCAAACGATACTCACCCCACGCGCCGCCCGAGTCACCCCATCCACGAAAGTCGAAGCAGCAGAAGCCCCAGCCCCGCTCCTGACACCATTGCGCCAACGCCTTGCTCTTGTTGCCCCACCGTTTGGAGAGAAACCCGGTGATGAAGAGAAGCTGGCGGTCCTTACCGACGATACGATCGCCACGGAGGGTTGTGCCGTCTGCGCCGGTGAGTGTGAAGGCATCCATCCCGCGCCTATCTCACGGCCTTCAAGAGAAAACTGCCCAGCTTGCGCAACACCGGCTCCGGGATTTCATGGCCGCCCCGAAACGGCTGCCAGTCGACCGACAGACCGGCCTGTAGAAATTCATCCCGCAACCGTTCTGCCATCGCGTAGGGCAGGATGGGGTCTTGCGTACCGTGGCTCTGAAACAGCGGCAGGCCGTTGCGTTTCGTCAGCAACGGCGCCCACTCCTGTTTTGCCACCAGGGTCCCGGAGAGCTGGATGAGTCCGGCATAGGGCTGCGTGCTGTGGAGCAGTGCGTCACACGACAACATGGCTCCCTGTGAAAAGCCGCCTAACACCATGCGCTTGGGATCGGCGCCGAGTTTCCTGTGTATCTCATCCAGCAGCAAGGTCATGCGCTCGCGCGCTTCGGTCAGCCCGCGCGGAATTTCGCCTGACATATCCCGGACTTTGCCTGCGGCTCGATCGGCTTGGATTCGGGCCATGTCGACCATCCACCAGGCGCGGGAATCGCCGAACCCCATTGGAATGGAAATCGGCGCTTCAGGAAAGAGAAAGCGTGTCCCGGTGGGCGCATCGAGATATTCGCTGAGCGGCACGAGGTCGTCGCCCGGCGCACCGAAACCATGGAGCAGCACCACCAGCGGGCCAGTCCCGCCGCCTTTTCCGTCGATGCCGCCCGTCAGGCGAACCGTGAGGCCGCCAAGTTTCTCTACACGCATGAACTCGACTCTCCTGTCCGATTTGTGAGTGACAACCCGGAACGGTCCGGGCTAAGACGAGCAGCTGACGCTGAGGTGTTTGCCCCAATTCGGCGGGACGGCGGCGTACGTCTCCATACCAGCTTGTTCGGTATAGGGATCCTGGAGCAACGTCAACAACCGCTCAACCTCGGAATAATCTTTCTGCTGCGCCTTCTCGATGGCTCCTTGAGCGAGATAGTTACGCAGCACGTATTTGGGATTCACCCGATTCATCCGAATCCGGCGCTCTTCGTCGCGGCTCTGCTCACTCTGGAGCCGGTCGCGATACTGAACGGCCCAGGCGTCGAATCGTTCCGGATTCAGAAAATGCTCGCGCAACTGTTCGTTCCTTGAGCCCGCGTCGGATGAGAACCGGCTCAGTTCGCGCCAGAAGATTGTGTAATCGACCCGGCTCCCCACCATGAGTGATTTCAATTCTTGCAGGAGGGCTTCATCCTCCGCACGGTCTTCCACCAACCCCAATTTGGCGCGCATGTGGGTGTGATAGTGCCCGTCCACGCTGGATTGGTAGCCATCGAGCGCGGCTTTCAACTCTTCCTTAGGCGCAAACGGTAACAGGGTTTGCGCCAGACAACTCAGGTTCCAGAGCCCGATGTAAGGCTGCTGGTTGAAGGCGTAGCGCCCGTTATAGTCCGAGTGATTGCAAATGAAGCCGGGGTCGTAGTCGTCCATGAAGCCATAGGGGCCGTAGTCCAGCGTGAGGCCGAGGATCGACATATTGTCGGTATTCAACACGCCGTGCGACCAGCCCACCGCCTGCCAGTGTGCAATCAGTTTCGCGGTGCGCTCGACCACCTCGGTAAAGAAGCGGGCATACTTGTCGGCGGCCTGCGCGAGGTCGGGGAAATGCATCTCGATGGTGTAATCGGCCAACCGCTGCAGATGCTCATGCTGCTTCCGGTAGTAGAAAATTTCGAACGTGCCGAAACGCACATGCGACGGCGCCATCCGGACGATGGTCGCTCCGCTTTCCACCTGCTCCCGATACACCTTGTCGTCGCTGCCGACCAGGCACAGCGCACGCGTCGTCGGGATGCCAAGGCCATGCATGGCTTCGCAACAGAGATATTCCCGGATGGCCGAACGGAGCACCGAGCGCCCGTCCCCATCGCGTGAAAAGGGCGTCATCCCCGCGCCTTTGAGGTGCAGATCCCAGCGTTCACCGCGCCCGTTCTTCACTTCTCCGAGGAGAATCGCCCGGCCATCGCCGAGCTGCGGCACATACACGCCGAACTGATGGCCGGAATAGAGCATGGCCAGCGGCTCCATGCCGGGAACCAGCAGACTACCCCCGAATACTCCGGCGAACTCCGGTCGCTGTGCCTCCGCTGGATCGAGATCGAGCAACTCCATGGCGGCCCGGTTCGCGCTGATGAGAAACGGTGCGGTGGAGAACGGCGTCGGGTTCACCTTGGCGTAGAACACCTCGGGCAGACGCGCGTAACTGTTTTCAAACGTGAGGGTTTCGAGGCTGTGGGTTGTCATCGTGCTTCGTGACTTTGGGCTACCGGAAGTTGGCGTCGATGTCGCCGTCCAAGGTAAACACAAAAATGCGCTCCCCGACGACGGTGTCGATGTCGGTAAACAATGCCGTGACTTTCGCTCCGATCAAATCCGTGACCTGTTCGCAAAGCCGTTCCCGGCCTTGCGCGATCAGGTTCTGCCGAAGCCGTTTCACCATATCGATGCCTTCAGCCGTCTTGGCCAGCTGTCGCTCTGCGGGTGTGAGCACACCCTTCAACCGCACGACGAGCATATCCCGCACAATGAAGACCCGGACCTCGTCCGGACCGCGGCCCAGAAATTCCTGCTCGAACTTGATGATCGCCGTCCGGACGGCGGCTTCTTTTTCTCCCTTACTCGCCACTGGCAGTCTGGCCCTTCTCAATGGGTGATGGAAAGGAGGCGAGGCCGATTATAGTCACTGCCATGGGCAGACTCTACCCCCCCGTTGAACGTTCGGCCAATGGTCCATCGCGAGGCCATGGATTGAATCCATCGGCCTTCCCACTGAGTCCTGTCGCACAGACTTTTTGCTTGCAATTACGAGGGCGGCGCGGCTACATCTACCGTAGTTTTCCGGTGGTGCCGCCGAGAGGCTGTGAATTGCGCGTGGCCCGGACCCACCCCCAAGATATGATGAGACAGGCAGTAGGGTCTTGCCGGTGTTTCCCCCCAGGGAAAGGCCGGGGACAGTGCAGGCCAGTCGTTGGTTCCTTGCTTCAAGGGCCGTCGGCTGGCCTTTTTCTTTGCAGGGGAAACATGGAATCGGCATGTCGTTTCTAGCGCTCGTCCCGCTGTTGCCGTTGTTGACGGCCTTCATCGTGATGACCGGCGATCGTGCGGAGCAGGA from Nitrospira sp. encodes:
- a CDS encoding alpha/beta fold hydrolase — encoded protein: MDAFTLTGADGTTLRGDRIVGKDRQLLFITGFLSKRWGNKSKALAQWCQERGWGFCCFDFRGWGDSGGAWGEYRLLQWLEDAEAVTNLLADGPPVTIVGNSLGGWLAWLVAQKQPAVEELILIAPAFNMMDLRAAQMSDERREQWQATGSMPWDDEPMHRAAPIPWHWVEDSQALWRRRLTMPRRVKTTILHGLQDAVITPDGSWAFVQQVLSQDPEFPIEAMFKTGDHRLSGPDHLEIFRQLVTRSR
- a CDS encoding YdiU family protein, with product MTTHSLETLTFENSYARLPEVFYAKVNPTPFSTAPFLISANRAAMELLDLDPAEAQRPEFAGVFGGSLLVPGMEPLAMLYSGHQFGVYVPQLGDGRAILLGEVKNGRGERWDLHLKGAGMTPFSRDGDGRSVLRSAIREYLCCEAMHGLGIPTTRALCLVGSDDKVYREQVESGATIVRMAPSHVRFGTFEIFYYRKQHEHLQRLADYTIEMHFPDLAQAADKYARFFTEVVERTAKLIAHWQAVGWSHGVLNTDNMSILGLTLDYGPYGFMDDYDPGFICNHSDYNGRYAFNQQPYIGLWNLSCLAQTLLPFAPKEELKAALDGYQSSVDGHYHTHMRAKLGLVEDRAEDEALLQELKSLMVGSRVDYTIFWRELSRFSSDAGSRNEQLREHFLNPERFDAWAVQYRDRLQSEQSRDEERRIRMNRVNPKYVLRNYLAQGAIEKAQQKDYSEVERLLTLLQDPYTEQAGMETYAAVPPNWGKHLSVSCSS
- a CDS encoding DUF2294 domain-containing protein, producing MASKGEKEAAVRTAIIKFEQEFLGRGPDEVRVFIVRDMLVVRLKGVLTPAERQLAKTAEGIDMVKRLRQNLIAQGRERLCEQVTDLIGAKVTALFTDIDTVVGERIFVFTLDGDIDANFR